In Georgenia soli, a genomic segment contains:
- a CDS encoding STAS domain-containing protein, giving the protein MHEVTQGPPRPEEGAGTTPATSETGSVHVMVSRERTRLVLSGEVDVALGADLSEAVTEAERVGLPVEIDARHVTFMDSSGVSMLARLAHRTPGRLTLIQPPDVVRFLLEVTRIGEVVDVLDADPGFPSDSGPLPDDAA; this is encoded by the coding sequence GTGCACGAGGTGACGCAGGGACCGCCCCGGCCGGAGGAGGGTGCCGGCACCACGCCGGCGACCTCGGAGACCGGGTCGGTCCACGTGATGGTCTCACGTGAACGGACACGGCTCGTCCTCTCGGGCGAGGTCGACGTGGCGCTGGGGGCGGACCTGTCGGAGGCCGTCACGGAGGCGGAGCGCGTCGGCCTGCCGGTCGAGATCGACGCCCGGCACGTGACGTTCATGGACTCCTCCGGGGTCTCGATGCTCGCACGCCTCGCCCACCGCACCCCGGGCAGGCTCACCCTCATCCAGCCGCCCGACGTGGTGCGCTTCCTCCTCGAGGTGACCAGGATCGGCGAGGTCGTCGACGTCCTCGACGCCGACCCCGGCTTCCCGTCGGACTCGGGCCCGCTGCCTGACGACGCAGCCTGA
- the fbaA gene encoding class II fructose-bisphosphate aldolase — protein MPIATPESYAEMIDRAKAGRFAYPAINVTSSQTVTAALRGFAEAESDGILQVSVGGGEYASGATVKDRVAGTRALAAYAKEVANGYGITVALHTDHCTKENLDSWVRPLLALEAEEVANGQLPTFQSHMFDGSTVPLEENLVIAEELLELSQKARTILEIEIGVVGGEEDGHEAEINEKLYTTPEDGLATVRALGTGEKGRYLTALTFGNVHGVYKPGAVKLRPELLGQIQEVVGKEVGKEKPFDLVFHGGSGSSAEEIATAVDNGVIKMNIDTDTQYAFTRPVVEHMFKNYDGVLKIDGEVGNKKMYDPRAWGKLAEAGMAQRIVEACQQLRSAGTKMA, from the coding sequence GTGCCCATCGCAACTCCCGAGTCCTACGCCGAGATGATCGACCGCGCGAAGGCCGGCCGCTTCGCGTACCCCGCCATCAACGTCACCTCCTCCCAGACGGTGACCGCGGCGCTGCGCGGCTTCGCCGAGGCCGAGAGCGACGGCATCCTCCAGGTCTCCGTCGGCGGTGGCGAGTACGCCTCCGGCGCCACCGTGAAGGATCGCGTCGCCGGCACCCGGGCGCTCGCCGCGTACGCCAAGGAGGTCGCGAACGGCTACGGCATCACCGTGGCGCTCCACACCGACCACTGCACCAAGGAGAACCTCGACTCGTGGGTGCGGCCGCTGCTCGCCCTCGAGGCCGAGGAGGTCGCCAACGGTCAGCTCCCGACCTTCCAGTCGCACATGTTCGACGGTTCCACCGTCCCGCTGGAGGAGAACCTCGTCATCGCCGAGGAGCTCCTCGAGCTCTCCCAGAAGGCGCGCACGATCCTCGAGATCGAGATCGGCGTCGTCGGCGGCGAGGAGGACGGCCACGAGGCCGAGATCAACGAGAAGCTCTACACCACCCCCGAGGACGGCCTGGCAACCGTGCGCGCGCTCGGCACCGGCGAGAAGGGGCGCTACCTCACCGCGCTGACCTTCGGCAACGTCCACGGCGTGTACAAGCCCGGCGCCGTGAAGCTGCGCCCGGAGCTGCTCGGCCAGATCCAGGAGGTCGTCGGCAAGGAGGTCGGCAAGGAGAAGCCGTTCGACCTCGTCTTCCACGGCGGCTCCGGCTCCAGCGCCGAGGAGATCGCCACCGCGGTGGACAACGGTGTCATCAAGATGAACATCGACACCGACACGCAGTACGCCTTCACCCGCCCCGTCGTGGAGCACATGTTCAAGAACTACGACGGCGTCCTGAAGATCGACGGCGAGGTCGGCAACAAGAAGATGTACGACCCGCGCGCCTGGGGCAAGCTCGCCGAGGCCGGCATGGCCCAGCGCATCGTCGAGGCGTGCCAGCAGCTGCGCTCGGCCGGCACGAAGATGGCCTGA
- a CDS encoding HAD-IIA family hydrolase, which translates to MSGEIENWLTDMDGVLVHEGIALPGAADFIARLTELDRPYLVLTNNSIYTPRDLSARMATSGFTVPEERIWTSALATATFVSQQMPGGSAYVIGEAGLTTALHERGYILTDTDPDYVILGETRTYSFSAITRAIRLIRDGARFIATNPDPTGPSSEGPLPATGAVAAMITKATGRNPYFIGKPNPVMIRAALNRINAHSENTAMVGDRMDTDILAGMEAGLRTYLVLTGSTTEAEVEKYPFRPSEVRASIADLVDLV; encoded by the coding sequence ATGAGCGGCGAGATCGAGAACTGGCTGACAGACATGGACGGAGTTCTCGTCCACGAGGGGATCGCCCTGCCCGGTGCCGCGGACTTCATCGCGCGGCTGACCGAGCTCGACCGTCCCTACCTCGTGCTGACCAACAACTCGATCTACACCCCGAGGGATCTCTCCGCGCGCATGGCGACCTCCGGCTTCACGGTCCCGGAGGAGCGCATCTGGACCTCCGCGCTCGCGACCGCCACGTTCGTCTCCCAGCAGATGCCCGGCGGGAGCGCCTACGTGATCGGCGAGGCCGGCCTGACGACGGCGCTGCACGAGCGGGGGTACATCCTCACCGACACGGACCCGGACTACGTCATCCTCGGGGAGACCCGCACGTACTCCTTCTCCGCGATCACCCGCGCGATCCGCCTCATCCGGGACGGCGCGCGCTTCATCGCCACCAACCCGGACCCGACCGGCCCCTCCAGCGAGGGCCCGCTCCCGGCGACCGGCGCCGTCGCCGCCATGATCACCAAGGCGACCGGCCGCAACCCGTACTTCATCGGCAAGCCGAACCCGGTGATGATCCGGGCGGCGCTCAACCGCATCAACGCCCACTCCGAGAACACCGCGATGGTCGGGGACCGGATGGACACCGACATCCTCGCCGGGATGGAGGCGGGGCTGCGGACCTACCTGGTGCTCACGGGCTCGACGACGGAGGCCGAGGTCGAGAAGTACCCGTTCCGTCCCAGCGAGGTCCGGGCCTCGATCGCGGACCTGGTCGACCTCGTCTGA
- a CDS encoding STAS domain-containing protein — protein MDDRTGSTGSAATVPPVGTPTGVPPGSGSADNAAPWSGSTAVLTAGDRTRLVLAGEVDASMNEELATCTTEITRLGQPLDVDVRNVTFMDSSVLAVIARLTQRLSGPVRVIGPSESVRFLLELTHLVDVIEILDEDPDA, from the coding sequence TTGGACGACCGAACTGGGAGCACCGGCTCCGCAGCCACCGTGCCGCCCGTAGGCACGCCCACCGGCGTGCCACCTGGGAGCGGCAGCGCCGACAACGCCGCCCCCTGGTCCGGCTCCACCGCCGTCCTGACGGCCGGTGACAGGACACGCCTGGTGCTGGCGGGCGAGGTGGACGCGAGCATGAACGAGGAGCTCGCCACCTGCACCACCGAGATCACGCGTCTCGGCCAGCCGCTCGACGTCGACGTCCGCAACGTCACGTTCATGGACTCGTCCGTGCTGGCGGTCATCGCCCGCCTGACGCAGCGGCTGTCCGGCCCGGTGCGGGTCATCGGCCCGTCCGAGTCCGTGCGCTTCCTGCTCGAGCTGACCCACCTGGTCGACGTGATCGAGATCCTCGACGAGGACCCGGACGCCTAA
- the pyrE gene encoding orotate phosphoribosyltransferase, which yields MNTPNDTPRARLAELVRELAVVRGEVTLASGLTSDFYVDMRRATLHHAAAPLIGHVMLDMLEEAGFGPDEIDAVGGLTMGADPVATAILHAAASRGLDLDAFVVRKEAKSHGMQRRIEGPDVAGRRVVVLEDTSTTGGSPLTAIEALREAGAEVAAVAVVVDRDTGARERISETGVPYLAALGLSDLGLG from the coding sequence GTGAACACCCCCAACGACACCCCACGGGCCCGGCTGGCCGAGCTGGTCCGCGAGCTCGCCGTCGTGCGCGGCGAGGTCACCCTGGCCTCCGGCCTGACGTCGGACTTCTACGTCGACATGCGCCGCGCCACCCTGCACCACGCGGCCGCCCCGCTCATCGGGCACGTCATGCTCGACATGCTCGAGGAGGCGGGCTTCGGCCCGGACGAGATCGACGCCGTCGGTGGGCTGACGATGGGCGCGGACCCGGTGGCGACGGCGATCCTGCACGCCGCCGCCTCCCGCGGGCTGGACCTGGACGCGTTCGTGGTTCGCAAGGAGGCCAAGTCCCACGGCATGCAGCGCCGGATCGAGGGCCCCGACGTCGCCGGACGCCGCGTCGTCGTCCTCGAGGACACCTCCACCACCGGCGGCAGCCCGCTCACGGCGATCGAGGCGCTGCGCGAGGCCGGGGCCGAGGTCGCGGCCGTCGCCGTCGTCGTCGACCGGGACACCGGCGCCCGCGAGCGGATCAGCGAGACGGGCGTGCCCTACCTCGCGGCGCTCGGGCTGTCCGACCTCGGCCTGGGCTGA
- a CDS encoding adenylosuccinate synthase: MPAVVVVGAQWGDEGKGKATDQLGSRVDYVVKFNGGNNAGHTVVVGDEKYALHLLPSGILSPGCVPVIGNGVVVDLEVLFEEIEGLEARGVDTSKLLVSANAHIIPTYNRTLDKVTERFLGKRQIGTTGRGIGPTYADKMSRVGLRIQDLFDASILRQKVEGALAQKNQMLVKVFNRRAFDVDEITDGLLAYAERVRPMVADTSLVLNSALDEGRTIVFEAGQATMLDVDHGTYPFVTSSSATAAGACTGSGIGPTRIDRVVGVIKAYTTRVGEGPFPTELDDDMGERLRRVGGEYGTTTGRPRRTGWYDAVVARYASRINGLTDLVLTKLDVLTGLERIPVCVAYDVDGVRHDEMPADQSSFHHAVPVYEELDGWAEDISGARTFEDLPEAAQRYVLAVEEMSGTRISSIGVGPDREATIVRHDLLD, encoded by the coding sequence ATGCCAGCCGTGGTGGTCGTCGGTGCGCAGTGGGGCGACGAGGGCAAGGGCAAGGCGACCGACCAGCTCGGCTCGCGGGTCGACTACGTCGTGAAGTTCAACGGCGGCAACAACGCCGGCCACACGGTGGTCGTGGGCGACGAGAAGTACGCGCTGCACCTGCTCCCCTCCGGCATCCTCTCGCCCGGGTGCGTCCCCGTGATCGGCAACGGCGTCGTCGTCGACCTCGAGGTGCTCTTCGAGGAGATCGAGGGGCTCGAGGCGCGCGGCGTGGACACCTCGAAGCTGCTGGTCTCCGCCAACGCGCACATCATCCCGACCTACAACCGCACGCTGGACAAGGTCACCGAGCGCTTCCTGGGCAAGCGGCAGATCGGCACCACCGGCCGCGGGATCGGCCCCACCTACGCCGACAAGATGAGCCGCGTCGGGCTGCGGATCCAGGACCTGTTCGACGCCTCGATCCTGCGCCAGAAGGTCGAGGGGGCGCTCGCGCAGAAGAACCAGATGCTCGTGAAGGTCTTCAACCGGCGCGCCTTCGACGTCGACGAGATCACCGACGGGCTGCTCGCCTACGCCGAGCGGGTCCGGCCGATGGTGGCCGACACCTCCCTCGTGCTCAACAGTGCCCTCGACGAGGGCCGGACGATCGTCTTCGAGGCGGGCCAGGCCACGATGCTCGACGTCGATCACGGCACCTACCCGTTCGTCACCTCGTCCTCGGCGACGGCGGCAGGGGCCTGCACCGGCTCCGGGATCGGACCCACCCGGATCGACCGGGTGGTCGGGGTCATCAAGGCCTACACCACCCGCGTGGGCGAGGGCCCCTTCCCCACGGAGCTGGACGACGACATGGGCGAGCGGCTCCGGAGGGTCGGTGGTGAGTACGGCACCACCACCGGCCGGCCGCGCCGGACGGGCTGGTACGACGCCGTCGTGGCCCGGTACGCCTCCCGGATCAACGGGCTCACCGACCTCGTCCTGACCAAGCTCGACGTGCTGACCGGCCTGGAGAGGATCCCGGTCTGCGTGGCCTACGACGTCGACGGCGTCCGCCACGACGAGATGCCGGCGGACCAGTCCTCCTTCCACCACGCCGTGCCGGTGTACGAGGAGCTCGACGGGTGGGCCGAGGACATCTCGGGTGCGCGCACCTTCGAGGACCTGCCGGAGGCGGCGCAGCGGTACGTCCTCGCCGTCGAGGAGATGAGCGGCACGCGGATCTCCTCGATCGGGGTGGGGCCCGACCGCGAGGCCACGATCGTGCGCCACGACCTCCTCGACTGA
- a CDS encoding ABC transporter ATP-binding protein — MSGDAVIRTSGLTKHYGRTVALRDVDLEVRRGEVFGFLGPNGAGKTTTLRILMGLLRPTAGKAEVLGEDPWRGAVALHRRVGYVSGETALYDRLTGRQHVELLTHLRGSAGQARDLAGRLGVELDRRTRELSKGNRQKLAILLGLMSGPELLVLDEPTSGLDPLAQNTFHDLLRQHVAAGGSVLLSSHVLGEVEEVADRVGVLRAGELIAVESLAEMRAKALHHVRVTFDHSVPAAALTSVPGVHDVAAEGARLTCSAPQIALDGLLKTVARYGVVDFECAEAGLEETFLAYYGAARDDRQGGPASPRREGAGRAA; from the coding sequence ATGAGCGGTGACGCCGTCATCCGGACGAGCGGGCTGACCAAGCACTACGGCCGCACCGTCGCCCTGCGCGACGTGGACCTGGAGGTCCGGCGCGGTGAGGTGTTCGGGTTCCTGGGCCCCAACGGGGCGGGGAAGACGACGACGCTGCGCATCCTGATGGGCCTTCTGCGACCGACCGCCGGGAAGGCGGAGGTGCTGGGCGAGGACCCGTGGCGCGGCGCCGTCGCGCTGCACCGCCGGGTCGGCTACGTCTCGGGCGAGACGGCCCTGTACGACCGGCTCACCGGGCGTCAGCACGTCGAGCTGCTCACCCACCTGCGCGGTTCCGCCGGCCAGGCGCGGGACCTGGCGGGCCGTCTGGGGGTCGAGCTGGACCGGCGTACCCGCGAGCTGTCCAAGGGGAACCGGCAGAAGCTGGCGATCCTGCTCGGGCTCATGTCCGGGCCCGAGCTGCTCGTCCTCGACGAGCCGACGTCCGGCCTCGACCCGCTGGCCCAGAACACGTTCCACGACCTGCTGCGCCAGCACGTCGCCGCCGGAGGTTCCGTGCTGCTGAGCTCGCACGTGCTCGGCGAGGTCGAGGAGGTGGCGGACCGCGTCGGCGTCCTGCGCGCCGGCGAGCTCATCGCCGTCGAGAGCCTCGCGGAGATGCGTGCCAAGGCGCTGCACCACGTCCGGGTCACGTTCGACCACTCCGTGCCGGCCGCCGCGCTCACGTCCGTCCCGGGCGTGCACGACGTCGCCGCCGAGGGCGCACGGCTGACGTGCAGCGCCCCGCAGATCGCCCTGGACGGGCTGCTCAAGACGGTCGCCAGGTACGGCGTCGTCGACTTCGAGTGCGCCGAGGCGGGGCTGGAGGAGACGTTCCTCGCCTACTACGGCGCCGCACGGGACGACCGGCAGGGCGGTCCGGCGTCCCCGCGGAGGGAGGGAGCGGGCCGTGCTGCGTGA
- a CDS encoding STAS domain-containing protein, whose translation MTIAGDLDLAERDRFPEVTARVSGLRRQLLVLDLCRVTFMDSTGAAFLMALADASARRGGATVLRGASERELFVLEVCGALDMFRIDDQHRCDEAEELSA comes from the coding sequence GTGACGATAGCCGGAGACCTCGATCTTGCTGAGCGGGACCGATTCCCCGAGGTGACCGCCCGTGTCAGCGGCCTGCGGCGTCAGCTGCTCGTCCTCGACCTGTGCCGGGTGACGTTCATGGACTCCACCGGTGCCGCGTTCCTCATGGCCCTGGCCGACGCCTCCGCCCGCCGGGGTGGCGCCACGGTGCTGCGCGGCGCGAGTGAGCGGGAGCTGTTCGTGCTCGAGGTCTGCGGGGCGCTGGACATGTTCCGGATCGACGACCAGCACCGCTGCGACGAGGCCGAGGAGCTCTCCGCCTGA
- a CDS encoding SDR family NAD(P)-dependent oxidoreductase — protein MGTALVTGATSGIGLEIAWQLAAARHHLVLVARTADRLEKIAHQIRSAAGVEVEVLPADLATAEGREVVAARLRGGGRPVGLLVNNAGFGLGQHLVGGDLAREERALEVMVRSVLVLSKVAAEAMVARGRGAVLNVSSMSAFTTMGTYAAHKAWVVTFTEALAGELEGTGVTATVLCPGLVRTEFHASAGLDATAWPDAAWVSVEKVAADALRAVRRGKVLVTPSLRYAAAGAVLRLAPRSLVRRMAGPATSGRAIT, from the coding sequence ATGGGAACAGCCCTCGTCACCGGTGCGACCTCCGGGATCGGACTCGAGATCGCCTGGCAGCTCGCCGCGGCGCGCCACCACCTCGTGCTCGTCGCCCGCACGGCGGACCGCCTCGAGAAGATCGCCCACCAGATCCGCTCGGCGGCCGGCGTGGAGGTCGAGGTGCTGCCCGCGGACCTGGCGACGGCGGAGGGACGGGAGGTCGTCGCAGCCCGCCTGCGGGGCGGCGGGCGGCCCGTCGGACTGCTGGTCAACAACGCCGGCTTCGGGCTGGGGCAGCACCTCGTGGGCGGCGACCTCGCACGCGAGGAGCGGGCGCTGGAGGTCATGGTTCGTTCCGTCCTCGTGCTCTCCAAGGTGGCCGCCGAGGCGATGGTGGCCCGCGGCCGCGGCGCCGTCCTCAACGTCTCGTCGATGTCCGCGTTCACCACGATGGGCACCTACGCGGCGCACAAGGCGTGGGTGGTGACCTTCACCGAGGCGCTCGCGGGCGAGCTGGAGGGCACCGGTGTCACGGCCACGGTGCTGTGCCCCGGGCTGGTGCGCACCGAGTTCCACGCCAGCGCGGGCCTCGACGCCACGGCCTGGCCCGACGCCGCCTGGGTGAGCGTGGAGAAGGTGGCCGCCGACGCCCTGCGGGCCGTGCGCCGCGGGAAGGTCCTCGTCACGCCGTCGCTGCGCTACGCCGCCGCGGGCGCGGTGCTGCGCCTCGCCCCACGCTCGCTGGTGCGCCGGATGGCCGGGCCCGCCACGAGCGGCCGGGCGATCACCTGA
- a CDS encoding ABC transporter permease subunit, translated as MLRDVLTKTLYDERRALLAFAVSLVLLELMYLSFWPSIQGQPSIGDFLDQMPEAMRNLFAMAGADMSTPVGYVQIELFAFMGPIVFLLFTITAGAAAVAGEEERHTLDLLLTQPVSRRRVVADKLGAMVLGTIGLGVVAGAAFLAIGPLFDVTVPAGNLLAALVHLVLLGLVFGAVALAVGAATGRPGLAKGVAAVLAVVAYVVNGLAPMVSWLEPVQRFSPFYQYAAHDPLRNGLSGSGVVVALATVVVLGVVAAVTFERRDVSG; from the coding sequence GTGCTGCGTGACGTCCTCACCAAGACCCTCTACGACGAGCGGCGGGCGCTGCTGGCGTTCGCGGTCAGCCTCGTCCTGCTCGAGCTCATGTACCTGTCCTTCTGGCCGTCCATCCAGGGCCAGCCCTCGATCGGGGACTTCCTCGACCAGATGCCGGAGGCGATGCGCAACCTCTTCGCCATGGCGGGGGCGGACATGTCGACGCCGGTCGGCTACGTCCAGATCGAGCTCTTCGCGTTCATGGGCCCGATCGTCTTCCTGCTCTTCACGATCACGGCCGGGGCCGCCGCCGTCGCCGGCGAGGAGGAGCGGCACACGCTCGACCTGCTGCTCACCCAGCCGGTCTCCCGCCGTCGGGTCGTCGCCGACAAGCTCGGCGCGATGGTGCTCGGCACGATCGGCCTCGGGGTCGTGGCCGGTGCGGCCTTCCTGGCGATCGGGCCGCTCTTCGACGTCACGGTCCCGGCGGGGAACCTGCTCGCTGCGCTGGTCCACCTGGTGCTGCTGGGACTCGTCTTCGGTGCCGTGGCCCTCGCGGTCGGTGCCGCCACGGGGCGCCCGGGGCTCGCCAAGGGTGTCGCGGCGGTCCTCGCAGTGGTCGCCTACGTCGTCAACGGGCTCGCCCCGATGGTCTCGTGGCTGGAGCCCGTGCAGCGGTTCTCGCCGTTCTACCAGTACGCCGCGCACGACCCTCTGCGCAACGGGCTCTCCGGCTCCGGCGTCGTGGTGGCCCTGGCCACCGTGGTGGTGCTCGGCGTGGTGGCGGCCGTGACGTTCGAGCGGCGCGACGTCTCGGGCTGA
- a CDS encoding TrmH family RNA methyltransferase: MSVENPDDAGTVGVGPWPGGPDAWPDDPRYDPELLREGDRRNVVDRYRYWSVEAIVADIDTRRHPLHVAIENFSRDMNIGSVVRTANAFAVAEVHIVGRRRWNRRGAMVTDRYQHLRHHADVCDLLAWAAGRGLPVIGVDNVPGSEPIEGRALPREAVMVFGSESVGLSAEARAGCEAILHISQHGSTRSINAGAAAAVAMHAWMLQHARPTGYDGTPL, translated from the coding sequence GTGAGTGTTGAGAACCCCGACGACGCCGGGACGGTCGGCGTCGGCCCGTGGCCGGGCGGACCCGACGCCTGGCCGGACGACCCCCGGTACGACCCGGAGCTGCTGCGCGAGGGCGACAGGCGCAACGTCGTCGACCGCTACCGGTACTGGAGCGTCGAGGCGATCGTCGCGGACATCGACACCCGCAGGCACCCCCTGCACGTGGCGATCGAGAACTTCTCACGGGACATGAACATCGGCTCGGTGGTCCGTACGGCGAACGCCTTCGCCGTCGCGGAGGTGCACATCGTCGGCAGGCGCCGCTGGAACCGCCGGGGAGCGATGGTCACCGACAGGTACCAGCACCTGCGCCACCACGCAGACGTCTGCGACCTGCTCGCTTGGGCCGCCGGGCGCGGCCTGCCGGTCATCGGCGTCGACAACGTCCCGGGCTCGGAGCCGATCGAGGGGCGGGCGCTGCCCCGCGAGGCGGTGATGGTGTTCGGCTCGGAGTCCGTCGGCCTGTCGGCCGAGGCCCGCGCGGGCTGCGAGGCGATCCTGCACATCAGCCAGCACGGGTCGACCCGGTCGATCAACGCGGGCGCTGCGGCCGCGGTCGCCATGCACGCCTGGATGCTCCAGCACGCCCGGCCGACCGGCTACGACGGGACCCCGCTGTGA
- a CDS encoding ATP-binding SpoIIE family protein phosphatase, with the protein MGKSAPGTTGVGREDDRLVLPSPTLAGDRLAASAALTVLRQLPDGVVVLAQHPDGSWDVVMANDAAVEISGISRERLLHGGRDLLRLTGIDEQGAREIAAAFAAGRPTRVTTLVGRADGTRLWAALDLAPLDLPDAGAKLWAAVVRDVSAQVETAKLEQVRLDIERRARLALSIVARVSDLLQDADSADVLRHIADLVTRQVVAWSGFFVLGRELAEVDGIVDHPDPRRRRFDVEDLGQDPVLELFEGTTMRTVRLEPGEQGVPGSVTAELLRLVRPRLDAMPGAEGSVLVLPVLGRQRTLALFVALPHRGPTSAKIAGVLNLDGAEEAIAILPDEVGTVLELVARRVGMAMDNAQLYVREHVLAETLQRAMLPEQADVQGLDVWTYYSPNVEHAQVGGDWYDVVHLDDDTVAVVIGDVVGHDVEAAAAMGQLRSVVRAYAQELVDPGTVLSRVDTLVTSMNIPRNASLVYATLSRRGEDAWHLAYSRAGHLPALLVRDGEVTTLDGAGGALIGFGTGPRGTARAEVLPGDVLVLYTDGLVERRDRGMREGLEALMDLAASVRAPDAAGVGEELLQLADAPEDDVAVVVIRVPGGSGTGQDGAVLRRRRWQLPSDAASIGRARHAVRRACDAWGIPQVGAAELVISELMANAVMHGWGRIGLRLQDTGDGLRMEVEDANPAPPVTREHHASRVGGFGMHIVDRLADWGWRPTTGGKVVWARVRTDNNRTLGARAEPA; encoded by the coding sequence ATGGGCAAATCCGCTCCCGGAACCACGGGAGTAGGGCGGGAGGACGACCGCCTCGTCCTGCCTTCGCCGACCCTTGCCGGCGACCGGCTCGCCGCGAGCGCGGCCCTGACCGTGCTGCGGCAGCTGCCCGACGGCGTCGTGGTCCTGGCGCAGCACCCCGACGGTTCCTGGGACGTCGTCATGGCCAACGACGCCGCCGTCGAGATCTCGGGCATCAGCCGCGAACGACTGCTCCACGGCGGCAGGGACCTCCTCCGCCTGACGGGCATCGACGAGCAGGGCGCCCGCGAGATCGCTGCGGCGTTCGCGGCGGGGCGCCCCACCCGGGTGACGACGCTCGTGGGACGCGCCGACGGGACCCGGCTGTGGGCCGCGCTCGACCTCGCCCCGCTCGACCTGCCCGACGCGGGGGCGAAGCTGTGGGCCGCCGTCGTCCGGGACGTCTCGGCACAGGTGGAGACGGCCAAGCTGGAGCAGGTCCGCCTCGACATCGAGCGCCGCGCACGCCTGGCGCTGAGCATCGTCGCCCGGGTGTCGGACCTCCTCCAGGACGCCGACTCCGCGGACGTGCTGCGCCACATCGCCGACCTCGTCACCCGCCAGGTGGTGGCCTGGAGCGGGTTCTTCGTCCTCGGGCGGGAGCTGGCGGAGGTCGACGGGATCGTCGACCATCCCGACCCCCGGCGTCGGCGGTTCGACGTCGAGGACCTCGGGCAGGACCCGGTGCTGGAGCTCTTCGAGGGCACCACCATGCGCACCGTGCGGCTCGAGCCGGGCGAGCAGGGGGTGCCCGGGAGCGTCACCGCTGAGCTTCTCCGCCTCGTGCGGCCCAGGCTCGACGCGATGCCCGGGGCCGAGGGCAGCGTGCTCGTCCTGCCGGTGCTCGGCCGGCAGCGGACCCTGGCCCTCTTCGTCGCGCTCCCGCACCGCGGGCCGACGTCGGCGAAGATCGCGGGGGTGCTGAACCTCGACGGTGCCGAGGAGGCCATCGCGATCCTTCCCGACGAGGTCGGGACGGTGCTCGAGCTGGTGGCCCGCCGGGTGGGCATGGCGATGGACAACGCCCAGCTGTACGTGCGGGAGCACGTGCTCGCGGAGACGCTCCAGCGCGCGATGCTGCCGGAGCAGGCGGACGTGCAGGGCCTGGACGTGTGGACGTACTACTCGCCGAACGTCGAGCACGCCCAGGTGGGCGGCGACTGGTACGACGTGGTCCACCTCGACGACGACACGGTGGCCGTGGTCATCGGCGACGTCGTGGGCCACGACGTCGAGGCGGCCGCCGCCATGGGGCAGCTGCGCTCGGTCGTGCGTGCCTACGCCCAGGAGCTGGTGGACCCCGGCACCGTGCTCAGCCGCGTGGACACGCTCGTGACGAGCATGAACATCCCGCGCAACGCGTCCCTCGTCTACGCCACCCTGTCCCGGCGTGGCGAGGACGCCTGGCACCTGGCGTACTCGCGCGCCGGTCACCTGCCGGCGCTGCTCGTCCGCGACGGCGAGGTCACCACGCTCGACGGCGCGGGCGGGGCGCTCATCGGCTTCGGGACCGGCCCGCGCGGCACCGCCCGGGCCGAGGTCCTCCCCGGCGACGTGCTCGTCCTCTACACGGACGGGCTGGTGGAACGCCGGGACCGCGGCATGCGCGAGGGTCTCGAGGCCCTCATGGACCTCGCCGCGTCCGTGCGCGCCCCCGACGCCGCCGGCGTGGGGGAGGAGCTCCTGCAGCTCGCGGACGCGCCCGAGGACGACGTCGCCGTCGTCGTCATCCGCGTGCCCGGCGGCAGCGGGACCGGCCAGGACGGTGCCGTGCTGCGCCGTCGTCGCTGGCAGCTGCCCTCCGACGCCGCGTCGATCGGGCGGGCCCGCCACGCGGTGCGCCGCGCGTGCGACGCCTGGGGCATCCCTCAGGTCGGCGCGGCGGAGCTCGTCATCTCCGAGCTGATGGCCAACGCCGTCATGCACGGCTGGGGCCGGATCGGGCTGCGCCTGCAGGACACGGGTGACGGCCTGCGCATGGAGGTCGAGGACGCCAACCCGGCGCCGCCGGTGACCCGCGAGCACCACGCCTCGCGCGTGGGCGGGTTCGGCATGCACATCGTCGACCGGCTTGCCGACTGGGGCTGGCGACCGACGACGGGCGGGAAGGTCGTGTGGGCCCGGGTGCGCACCGACAACAACCGCACGCTCGGCGCCAGGGCGGAGCCGGCCTGA